tatagaaaattaactgagaattaaaatctctatatccgagtgaggacacctattgtaaatcaaccatattagcgagtataTCAGGACAATAGAGTGTTCGAGtatcgtaggtagttagtatcgctcttttcttatctttaagccactctaatttatttctttcgcttttattttattacaataaaatgtagaataaattatgatatgatttattttaggacaaaaatttatataaattcaaaatcaagtatgatcactaacttgagggttagtagttaatttataagtaatatattataataaaataatttatagtcaataGTGCCTAGGGGGTAAATTGCAGTGCCTttatctaatatttcattcatgctacctcctgaacttttgagTTTTACTTAAccctcaaaacttttaaaatagacatctaacaccctaaactctaatatttcatttgttttactctttccgtcagtttccggttaacggaacttgacggaaaactgacggaagaggtaacatgaatgaaatattatagTTTAAGATGTTAGACatccattttagaagttcgaagggtaaagtgaaacttcgccaaaaatTCAGAGagtaacaatacaatttacccTATATAAATTTGTCAATATTCCGGCAATGCATATAGCTCAATTAAATGCACTTATATACTatccaaatattttatattcccCTTAGCTGTTGTAGAAAAGGTTAGGAAGTtagagttgtgctggtatgctcatggaagcacggaggctttcgtgcttccaagttattttcgatgttcggactttcgaatggacgatcagctccgttagagttgatctagagtatttgaagtatctagaaaataaattttgcgatttttcgatatcatttgcctagtgatcgaaggggctcaaaatcaataattttaacggccgtggtgagccggttgcaagtttaacggtgtagaaatatccaaatcacatgaaattttgatagaaaattttttataccatataaaacaagaccaataactttgatctaaaattttaatgtcatatcatcatattttgtaagatttttattttcagccgttgattttgagccactttgatcactaggcaaataatatcgaaaaattgtaaaatttattttctagatacttcaaatgctctagatcaagtctaacggagccaatcgtcgattcgaaagttcgaacatcgaaaacaaagtggaagcacggagctctcCGTACTttcataagcatcctagccgcacttaGGAAGTTAATGAGTCAGTGGGAGAATTTCTGCAAGTCTTtctgaatttttgtttttgtttcgaGCCTTTGTCGCCTCATTTTTATAGCTAAAgtttattaaaacaaataaaatggatagtatactatatttctacgaaaaaaaaaaaaacttaaacgattttgtgtaaaaaaaatgtgtagatatattatttatatatcaaGTGGTTGTGAAAAAATGAATGGTAGGGAGAgaatttctaataatttttaatgtctAATAGTTGGAATTTTCATGTTAAAACTTCATGAATTAGTGAGTTTCAAAAAGCCCCGGTCTATAGACCGGGTCCATACAGTAGCTTTCTCGTCATCACTTTCACTCTTTCGGTCATTTTACCCCGTGTATATCATGAGCACGCCACAAAAGTCAAACCGAGGAAGAGTCTTTAATTTGTGGCTATTTTTCACTTGCTTACTTATTATTGCAATTTTAAATCCTTTTTCGTTGTTAGCTCTTTTATCCttttaattagaaatttcaCATCCacttaaaacaaaaataaaataaaaataaaataaaaagtttttttagaGAACGGTATAATACTataattgtatttttaaaaaacataaacttagcttaaaaaacaaaaagaaatttggTGTTAGATTGTGTTACGGACGGTGGGtggtaaataaaataaaaagttgaattgAATACTCCGCCGAAAATCCAACTGTTTCTTCAACTCTCATCCTAGTTCAAAATTGTGATGCTTTGaatacaattatatttttagtttcttTTCCACACTTTCACACAATagttgaagaagaagagtatAAGCGAATCCTATCTTTTGCTTTTCAACTTACCTTATCTCAACTCTGAGGAATTGGTAAGTTCTTAAATAACTTATATCTATACGTTTTGTTCTGTTTTGTTCTCTATATATGTAAAGATATGCAATTTTGGTGGTTTGAGGTGCAGGAAGTGGATTTCCGTGAAGAAATCGAGGTTTTGAGAAGTGGGTTGTGGTCAAAATCGCTTCTGTTGGATTGGGAGGACGTGTATATTTTGAGAATTTAGCAGGTGGAGAGAGGAACACGAGTGTTTCTATGGCGAAATTATGTTGTTTCAAGGGTTCGTCCTTAAAGGTTAGAAATTGTTTTCTATGTTAATTGAACTATTATTTTGGTTCTCTTTTGAATTGGGTTTATGATATATGGTCTTTAAATCCAAcaaatagtagtatatatatatatatataatatatattatttgtccTGTTGTTTGAGATAAACCAAGCTTTGATTGGATTCAAGTTTCctcttttctatatattatatatatattatatatatttttttttttttaattcttctactattttaggtgaaattgaaatttttattcgaTTTAGTTTTCAACTCATCCTCTTTGTTAGGATGAAATAATATATGATGACAGTAATACAGAGAATAAGAGTCAATAAttcgaagcgggtagcgtgctaccctttcctcaaaaaaaaaaagaaaaagaaaaagaaaaaaagttcgAAGCTTGGTTGCTTCATTTTATTTCTAGTtgtgtttattttaatttttttttgagaaaagttgtgtttatttttttgaagaaatgAACGAAATGGGTAGCTTGTTAAAAAAATGGTCAATAAATAGGAAAAGATTCTATAATATATTCTAATGGTAGAGTTGTTTGACGTGGTTTTGTAAATGTTGCTGAACatttaacttttgtttaaaattttcactctTAGTCTATATAATTTTGTGTTagccatcaattttttttccagaGTATAAagttctacatttttttttttttttaaatctcatGATGAGTTCTATCTCAAGTGATTCCTGATGCTATGAATATGACAAATAGTTAAATTCAGGCTAATTGGAGTTCCCTACATGAATATCTAGATgctgtacaattaaaatttagtgCCATGAATTCAATACTCTGCGGCTTTGGATTTGTAATATATTTGCCCATCACTCACAGCAGTATACAGCATATTATCTCGTTACATTCGACAATAGACGATATATTCTTCCTTAACTTTTGTATAGTTGATTAATCATACTTGATGAACTCCTCATAATCCTttgtttcttcattttcttcgtGCATTAGCCTCTGGATGATTCTTATTTTCTAAAGTGGAACAAAAAAACATCAATTTTGAATTGCATATTTTGGCAGAGCCCAAGATTGGTGACTAGTTTTTAAATGTGTACTTGAGATGAACTGCATCTATTGGCAGAGTTCAGATTTACCAAAATGCTGTCGTTGTTGCGATTAAGCCAAAATGCTGGCTGATTTTGATGTTACATCGGCAAGCTCAGCTCAATGCATTGTTAGCTTTGACACAGGTCGAcaaataaatgatatataagAGCAGATGCAATACTCTTTCATGAGCTGAAGTAAGGTTCTGGCTTTCTATTTTGTAGTTAAAAGGTCGTTCTTCGACAGATGGTGGTAAAGGGAAAAGCATTCAAAGTGAAGTAAAAGTTAATTATGGATACAGCCTTGTAAAAGGAAGGGCATATCATCCCATGGAAGATTACCACGTCGCTAAATTTGTACATATGAAGGGAAATGAGATTGGTCTCTTTGGTATCTATGATGGCCATCTGGGAAATAGAGTAGCAGCCTATTTACAAAAGCATCTATTTGCCAATATTCTGAGGGAGGTATGCTGCTACTACTCTTTtgctctttatttattttttggtggTTCTGTGAAAATGTATGGGCCCCCCTTCTGGTATTTGCTAACATGTGCGACAACTTTGGCGTTTTGGATATGAACCTTTCAATTAACATGTTCTTTAATTCCAGAAATTTCGTCAGGTTCCATTCAGAACTTGACAGTTTCTGTCAAACAAGTTACTGATTATTCCAATAATTAAAGTGATATTCTGCAATCATACACAATATTCCATCAGAAAGTAACAAAGATTGTCAAGTTCTGGAATTTTCTGCAATCGAACTGCACATTAAGTTGGAATCCAAAAAAACTAAAGCTCAGCGACGTGTTCCTTTAATGGTCGGCtgttttttgccttttcttttgcGTAGAGATGAAAACAGAATTGCTTGGAAGGAAAGGGAAAAGTGAACTTAATTTATCATTTACTTTGCTGTAGGAAGAGTTTTGGACCCATCCAGAGCAAGCCATTTTAAAAGCCTATGAAAAGACCGATGAGGCGATACTTTCACATAGTGTGGATCTGGGACGAGGTGGATCTACTGCTGTTACTGCCATTCTAGTAAATGGTAGGAAGCTGTGGGTAGCTAATGTTGGCGATTCACGAGCCGTTCTTGCAAAAGGTGGAGAGGTGATACAGTTGACAGTTGATCATGAACCAAGCACGGAGCGTAAAACTATTGAGACAAGAGGGGGCTTTGTTTCAAACTGGCCAGGTTTCTTAATCCATTAAACCAGCTCAAATCTAGTTTTCTTTGCACTTTGATAATGCATTCTTATTGGAGAAATGATGAAGATGTTACTTCATTAAAGAGTTAGTAAAAGAGGAAGAATAATTTACCACAATAATTATTTGTGCCTCCATGTTCCTCGATATGAAAATAGTCGTTCACGAAGAAATTGagtgttaaaattttttcttttctttccagaATTTGCTATGAACTTGTTGGTCTTTCTGTCACCTAATGAATCTCGACAATTTTCCATTTTTGCTGTTTTTTGTCGCTTGAAAGTGGTGCGGAGTCGTTGTCTTTTCGATTGTTCAACAAACACTGCACCCGATAACAAGAAATTCTATTTTTGTTCTTTATCAGGAGATGTCCCAAGAGTTGATGGCCAGTTAGCCGTTTCTCGTGCATTCGGAGACAAGAGCCTCAAGTCACACTTGAGGTCGGATCCGGACATACAGTTTGAAGATACAAGTGCTGGTGCCGAGGTACTTATTCTTGCTAGCGACGGCCTGTGGAAGGTTTGCTTCTTTAAACTTCATGCCGCAATAAACCAATTTATATTTGTTATGAAATCCTTTCAGCGAGAGAAGATAGTTAGTTACTCTTGCCAATTGTACTTCAGGTCATGAAAAATGAAGAAGCAGTGGATATTGCTCGAAAGATCAAAGATCCACAGGCGGCAGCAAGGCAATTAACCAAGGAAGCAATAAATAGAGAAAGCAAGGATGATATATCGTGCATTGTTGTTCGACTTGGGGAATAATAAAGAGCTTAgcctctttttttcccctcttacCTCTTTTGTAAATGATTCTTTCGTCTATTTTATTGTTGGTGGGTCCttattgtttgattgcttaagGGAAACTTTCATTTGGTTTTACTAAGATTAAAGGAATAGGAAAGATAATGGTTGGTGGAACTGTTTACCTTTTCTCCTGATGTATTGTTGAAAGCTTGTTGACCATCttgttctcttcttctttttttttctttttttgttaaataaatgcctcctttttcttcttttttttcctttttcctcaaAAGCCGTTTGCTCTGATGCTTGATTTATCAAATGAGAAACCTCTTGCAATAGAAACTAGCCTATACTGCAATGTCTGATGGAAAGGTGGCGGCGGAATTCGATAAATGTTAAATTTGCGTTACTAAATTGACAATTATAGACAGTATAAGATCAGAGCTTAACAGAAATTGAATAAAGATTTCATTAGGACTTTTGTGAATCTGAAATGGCTCATATAGCAATTTAGGAACTATCCTCTCAGTGAAAATAGTATAATAAGAACCAGAACTACGACAAACTTGTCAATATAATGTGGTTTCTGAGAGTGGCCAATTTGTTTTTACATTTTGATTATGTAGAATTTTGTAGGTTTTGTTTAAACTCCCAGGAAAACATGATTACATAGAATCTTTACATTGGCAGGTCATGCATTAGGGTGCATATCACTCACCACTCTTAGTTCGAAGAGATGAGAAAATAATGATCACATAACCAATGTCCAAAACCCCTCAAAAGTATAATCCATGTCGAATCATAGTTTGATTTACTATGCTCATTAACTGCACGAATACCTCTAAGTAGCATAATTGACATAACCTCTGATGAAGTTAGATGTGCAATGACATAACCTCTGAAATATAGTGTCATCCAATTTAATCACATTACTTTCCATCCCTCagatgagaaaaaaagaaaaacactttACAGTACAATTTCCTTGCCTCTAAAATTTATTCCTATCTCCCACCAGACAATTCAATAGCTTCCTGGTGAGACATGGAGTCCTCTCCCCAGTTTACTCTCCACTGCATTCTATCATGATCCTGCTTGCGAGCAAATTCATGTTGCCACTCCTCCCACCGCTCGGCGAGTCCTTCCCCTTCAAGCATCCGGACAACTTCTGACATAGTCGGCCGCTGCTCTGGCGAAGCTTGCGTGCAAAGAAGAGCAATCTGAATCATTGTATTTACGTCCTCGATTTCATAGTTGTTGCTCAAATTGCGATCGACAATGGACTCGACCCGTCCTTCCTTCAGCAGCTTCTTCACCTTTGACATGCACAAGAATGTACACAATCAGTATATATTTCACATACAACCTCGTACAAACAAGAAGGTAAAATTTAATCTGGCAGCAAGGGATGTCTCGATTCCCTCTAGAGTAATCTTCTTTCCGCTGAGGCGCTATAACTGGAAAAGTGTCACTACATGCACAAGCCAGGCACTTCACAGCATAAGTGCTTTAGAGCTTGCGAGGCAAGCTTAAACAGGCTTTTGGACCTCACAAGCACAGTTTGGCATGAAGGTGTTGAGAAATTTAAAGGTAAATTGTATGCGAAGTCCCTGAACCATCCTGATATTGTGATTCACTCGTTGGCTTTTCACTTAGACGCTCGTCTCCTTACTTTCTTATATATAGCAACTTCAACCCGGTcacaaaagggaaaaaaagaaaatcgatTGTGTGCTGAATTTTCTCATACATAtagcattttctcactttttcaTATACTTTTGAAGTATATTGAAACACGAGGAAGTTGCTTTGTAGGAGAACAGAACAAATGGTCACTTTGCAGGAAAAACTGAGACTTTTCTGACAGAAGGATGGAACAGCAATAACATGGGAAACTCGAGAGGGTGAAGCTGCTCGAGCTTCTTCAAAAGCTCTTCTTCGCTCTTCTTCAACAGCACTTATGTGGAAGTTGTAGCTGGAATAGGCAGGTTTAGAGGTAATGACACATGGTAAAAAGTTTGCTATCATAAGCAAAAAGTAGTACATGTGTTGAAGTCTCTATAGTTCTGAGGAAAACTAGGCTGTTTATCTTGATTTTAGTTTCAGGAGTAGAATTATTCTATATAGATCTTACAAGGTCAAGCAGTAGAACATCATCCTCCTCAGGTCGAGAAATATCAATGGCGCGCTGCCCTGTGACGAGCTCGAGGAGCATGATTCCGTAGCCGAAAACATCAGTCTTCTCCGATGACTTGCCGGTGGATAGATATTCAGGAGCTATGTGGCCCATAGTACCCCTAACTTTTGTGGTCACAGATGTCATCTTTACGTCCACCAATTTCGCCAGCCCAAAGTCCCCGACAACCGCCTCAAAGTTCTCGTCAAGTAAGACATTCGCAGCTTTCACATCACGGTGGATGATTTTGGGGTTGCAGTGTTCGTGGAGGTACTCTAAACCGCGAGCCGTTCCCAGAGCCACTAGTTTTCTTGTTGCCCAGTCTAACACTGGCTCGTTTGGTTTAAACTCTGCACTATTCTAGTAGTTAAGATGCATAAATTTAAAGAAACAAGCATATAGTAACTAAACAACCAGCTAAGATGTGAGAGCTAATAAAGCAAGACATAAAGTACTTGATGAGGCAATATAGAACTTTTAATGAATATGGAGGAAATTACAGTTCTCGTACGAgaatcaaatgagaatttcAGGGATCTTCTAAGAATGTGCAGAGACCAACTCAATTTCAGGGATCTTCTAAGAATGCACACTCCTAACTTTGATTGAGTTATTTCAATGAGTTAAATTAGGGATTCCTTTCGAAGAGGTATTGTTAAATTTAACAGCTCGACTCCCATTAACAGTAAACAGTTGATGGCTAATGGAACCGTTAAGTTTGAATGAATCCTCAGT
Above is a genomic segment from Ananas comosus cultivar F153 linkage group 15, ASM154086v1, whole genome shotgun sequence containing:
- the LOC109721396 gene encoding probable protein phosphatase 2C 10 isoform X2 gives rise to the protein MAKLCCFKGSSLKLKGRSSTDGGKGKSIQSEVKVNYGYSLVKGRAYHPMEDYHVAKFVHMKGNEIGLFGIYDGHLGNRVAAYLQKHLFANILREEEFWTHPEQAILKAYEKTDEAILSHSVDLGRGGSTAVTAILVNGRKLWVANVGDSRAVLAKGGEVIQLTVDHEPSTERKTIETRGGFVSNWPGDVPRVDGQLAVSRAFGDKSLKSHLRSDPDIQFEDTSAGAEREKIVSYSCQLYFRS
- the LOC109721396 gene encoding probable protein phosphatase 2C 10 isoform X1, with amino-acid sequence MAKLCCFKGSSLKLKGRSSTDGGKGKSIQSEVKVNYGYSLVKGRAYHPMEDYHVAKFVHMKGNEIGLFGIYDGHLGNRVAAYLQKHLFANILREEEFWTHPEQAILKAYEKTDEAILSHSVDLGRGGSTAVTAILVNGRKLWVANVGDSRAVLAKGGEVIQLTVDHEPSTERKTIETRGGFVSNWPGDVPRVDGQLAVSRAFGDKSLKSHLRSDPDIQFEDTSAGAEVLILASDGLWKVMKNEEAVDIARKIKDPQAAARQLTKEAINRESKDDISCIVVRLGE